A stretch of the Theileria equi strain WA chromosome 1, complete sequence genome encodes the following:
- a CDS encoding proliferating cell nuclear antigen 2, putative (encoded by transcript BEWA_024030A): MFECRLDGMFLRRLFEALREICNDVSIDCTEDGLSMQAMDNSHISLIHLCLSPDFFHLYRCDVPCTLGLNISFMLKILSVVRDKSTIYLSKGDVSDDPVLSIRIIDDIGPNLSIDAENEALEAQVKLIDVEREHLDIPNCEYTCQCIMNSKRFQEFAKYLNSIGETVTISMNRDVMKLEAEGEGIKASKCFHNDVGEVRVSSTEPLSQVFATRYLVLFSRATALAQEVSINLSAGIPLSVKFNFGDVNSITDTVAFINFYLAPNIEE, translated from the exons ATGTTTGAGTGTAGGCTGGATGGGATGTTTCTGCGTCGTCTCTTTGAGGCGTTGCGCGAAATCTGCAACGACGTGAGCATAGATTGCACTGAAGATGGACTGTCGATGCAAGCCATGGACAATAGTCACATATCGCTCATTCACCTCTGTCTAAGCCCAGActttttccatctttaccGCTGTGATGTGCCTTGCACACTTGGGCTCAATATCTCGTTTATGCTCAAGATTCTCTCCGTTGTTAGAGACAAATCGACTATTTATCTCTCCAAAGGAGATGTTAGTGACGATCCAGTACTGTCTATTAGGATTATCGATGATATTGGACCAAATTTGTCTATAG ATGCCGAGAACGAGGCTTTGGAAGCACAGGTAAAGCTCATTGATGTAGAGCGTGAACACTTGGATATCCCCAACTGCGAATACACATGTCAGTGCATAATGAACTCCAAGAGGTTCCAAGAATTTGCCAAGTACCTCAATTCTATTGGTGAGACCGTAACAATTTCAATGAATAGAGATGTGATGAAATTGGAGGCTGAGGGAGAGGGTATCAAGGCCTCCAAGTGCTTCCACAACGATGTTGGTGAAGTACGTGTATCATCCACAGAGCCGCTATCGCAAGTTTTTGCGACTCGTTATTTGGTTTTATTCTCCAGGGCTACTGCACTTGCTCAGGAGGTTTCGATTAACTTGTCAGCTGGTATTCCCCTTTCAGTCAAGTTCAACTTTGGCGACGTGAATTCAATTACAGACACTGTTGCATTTATCAACTTTTACCTTGCTCCTAACATTGAGGAGTAG
- a CDS encoding protein disulfide isomerase, putative (encoded by transcript BEWA_024060A): MKSVISKVLFVCGALLACSNVVATPTVKIDPEGPSSVVVLTDANFEHLTQATTGSTTGPWFVKFYAPWCHHCRKMTPAWEKLAKDLKGTVNVADIDVTKNVQIGKRFAIRGYPTLILLKDGKMYHYEGGDRSTESLTAFVTAGHLNLSGIPVPPPLSLFGHVSDFLISGVHEAQRIYDAAFRGFFTIATFSFLFGVVAGMIFSVALLTRKCPHSKKAPVSGRKKD, encoded by the exons ATGAAATCTGTAATTTCCAAGGTTCTTTTTGTTTGCGGCGCTCTTTTGGCCTGCAGCAATGTCGTTGCCACACCTACGGTCAAAATCGACCCTGAGGGTCCATCAAGTGTCGTCGTTTTGACTGACGCCAACTTTGAGCATCTTACTCAAGCAACCACTGGAAGTACTACAG GCCCATGGTTCGTCAAGTTCTATGCCCCCTGGTGTCATCATTGCCGCAAAATGACTCCAGCCTGGGAGAAACTCGCCAAGGACCTCAAGGGAACTGTCAATGTTGCCGATATTGATGTCACCAAGAATGTGCAAATTGGCAAGAGATTCGCAATTAGGGGCTATCCTACTCTCATTCTCTTGAAGGATGGTAAAATGTACCATTATGAAGGTGGCGATCGCTCAACCGAGTCCCTTACTGCCTTTGTTACCGCTGGCCACTTGAACCTCTCTGGAATTCCAGTACCACCACCACTCTCACTCTTTGGTCATGTATCAGACTTTTTGATCTCTGGAGTACACGAGGCCCAGAGAATTTACGACGCTGCTTTCAGGGGATTCTTCACTATTGCAACATTCTCATTCCTATTCGGAGTTGTAGCTGGAATGATCTTTAGTGTTGCACTCCTCACCAGAAAATGTCCACACTCTAAAAAGGCACCTGTATCAGGAAGAAAGAAGGattga
- a CDS encoding hypothetical protein (encoded by transcript BEWA_024020A), which produces MPEIDCEIGQRVLYSGHVGTIRWKGKVSDSLEIGLRSKKTQLGYIDMTGEQESVHLPRDSQDAEDVDSVSQTVEVLGIEWDNCHLGSYEGTEYFKSERLERLKAVKSEIERVYKGTFLEGACTQDILVENYRPCSFILPEVQDGISFSEAIRERYLTDSEPTESLGSAEFVGRDKAVEFFSQLTNLYTVGLSGSNISRLGDCSEFKFSRVKELYLSACLLYKWSTVADILELFPKLELLDLSGNLFQSFSDNKTTSNTSGNSPAEMHQSLNTLILNRTMMSFKEAISLAKTFPSLKSLSLVSNAYTNLEIKDVVAGPTSLDLSSNYVWSWSCIFKLITKFISLNTLILSGNKLSNLVSEGKTDLYQGALEIAGSITAYSGIEELHINDNLIADWDTITSISAIFPNLRILRFKLHTEEQSSSLQNVHRQVIISIFPRLKVLNGSEISDYERINAERYYLTLSDSLYFKSTERRFGDSQTHRERLEPLHGKREVKKTVQEMSTVKTIKLCLVPDADSESFAKEPIHKKVPSRATVRDLKILCSRLFGIALADIVLVYNDGNMPLCERMDDEEAELQQYGISNDYQIRIQSRQTQF; this is translated from the exons ATGCCAGAAATAGACTGTGAGATCGGTCAACGCGTTCTTTACTCCGGCCATGTTGGTACTATACGGTGGAAAGGGAAGGTTAGCGATTCCCTCGAGATTGGCCTGCGGAGCAAAAAGACACAACTTGGTTACATTGACATGACAGGAGAACAAGAATCTGTCCACTTACCCAGGGATTCTCAAGACGCAGAGGACGTAGATTCCGTGTCTCAAACTGTGGAGGTCCTGGGAATTGAATGGGACAATTGTCATTTGGGAAGTTATGAAGGCACAGAATACTTTAAATCTGAAAGACTTGAACGTCTAAAAGCGGTAAAGAGTGAGATTGAAAGGGTGTACAAGGGGACCTTTCTTGAAGGGGCATGCACTCAAGACATTCTAGTTGAGAATTATAGACCGTGttcttttattcttccagaaGTACAAGATGGAATATCCTTTTCAGAAGCTATAAGGGAACGTTACTTGACAGATTCCGAGCCTACAGAATCCCTGGGTTCCGCGGAATTTGTAGGACGTGATAAGGCTGTAGAGTTTTTTAGTCAGCTAACAAATTTATATACAGTTGGTCTATCAGGGTCTAATATAAGCAGACTTGGTGATTGCTCTGAATTCAAATTTTCAAGGGTAAAGGAGCTTTACCTGAGTGCGTGCCTCCTATACAAGTGGTCCACTGTTGCCGATATTCTGGAGCTTTTCCCGAAGCTTGAGCTTTTGGATCTTTCTGGAAATTTATTCCAGAGTTTTTCTGATAATAAAACCACCTCTAACACGTCTGGTAACTCACCAGCCGAAATGCACCAGAGTTTGAACACTCTGATTTTGAACCGGACAATGATGTCTTTTAAGGAAGCCATATCTCTGGCTAAGacatttccatctttaaaatctcTCTCTCTTGTCAGCAATGCGTATACTAATCTTGAAATTAAAGATGTAGTAGCAGGTCCAACTAGTTTGGATCTGAGCTCCAACTACGTTTGGAGTTGGTCTTGTATATTCAAACTCATTACCAAATTTATCTCGCTGAATACCTTGATTTTGAGCGGTAATAAGCTCTCAAATTTGGTGTCGGAGGGAAAGACGGATTTGTACCAAGGGGCGCTGGAAATTGCAGGATCTATAACTGCATATTCTGGGATAGAGGAACTGCACATCAACGATAATTTGATTGCAGACTGGGATACTATTACTTCAATATCTGCaatatttccaaatttgCGCATTTTGCGGTTCAAATTACATACTGAAGAACAATCATCTTCGCTGCAAAATGTGCACAGACAGGTGATAATATCGATATTCCCGAGATTAAAGGTTTTAAACGGCTCTGAAATCTCGGACTATGAAAGAATCAACGCAGAGAGATACTACTTGACATTATCGGACTCTCTCTACTTTAAATCTACAGAGAGGAGATTTGGCGATTCACAGACTCACAGAGAGCGTCTCGAGCCTTTACACGGAAAAAGAGAGGTAAAGAAGACTGTACAGGAAATGAGCACTGTGAAAACTATCAAACTCTGTTTAGTTCCGGATGCAGACTCTGAGAGTTTTGCCAAGGAACCAATACACAAAAAGGTCCCTTCAAGGGCTACGGTTCGAGATCTGAAGATCCTTTGCAGCCGACTATTTGGGATAGCGCTTGCGGACATTGTCTTGGTCTACAATGACGGT AACATGCCCCTGTGTGAGCGGATGGACGATGAAGAAGCCGAACTCCAACAGTATGGAATCAGCAATGACTACCAAATTCGTATTCAGAGTAGACAAACACAATTTTAA
- a CDS encoding peptidyl-prolyl cis-trans isomerase protein, putative (encoded by transcript BEWA_024010A), producing MSEVYSLEPPFRGRIILNTTEGELDVHLWSTQCPKAVRNFTQLCLEGFYNNCIFHRVIPQFLVQTGDPTGTGNGGESIYGEPFENEILSRLKFRYRGLVGMANTGGKRTNKSQFFITLDRADCLNGKYTLFGKVEGHTVYNLMKIGECQVDKATDRPLDPPRIINAVVVDNPFPDIVPRLLVAKSEEDDEVLETSAPVIIKKKCLLSFNEDLSDDEVVNSKVKSAHDLLEDPAFSKSSHVAPESASAPVASSPEEPESDREEEEEVVEEETIDESAKRRQEIEELERQLRKGSEKEKKSLDGYSKTYLTRRQMKKQKKENIMDRLASFTKRLSELSKNEKLANKDSEDTDQDLADGSWFAGKKLQFAVDSVRAYEVDAARDTLEVFDPIKGKDNRLEFIANLKKNVSLRCWNSFK from the exons ATGTCAGAAGTTTACTCTCTAGAGCCACCTTTTCGTGGAAGGATCATTTTAAATACCACGGAAGGTGAATTGGACGTCCATTTGTGGAGTACGCAGTGTCCAAAGGCCGTTCGTAACTTCACTCAGCTCTGTCTGGAAGGATTTTACAACAATTGTATCTTTCATCGAGTTATTCCGCAGTTTCTAGTTCAGACTGGCGATCCTACCGGGACTGGCAATG GCGGCGAATCGATATACGGAGAACCATTTGAGAATGAGATCTTGTCTAGGCTCAAGTTTAGATACAGAG GGCTGGTCGGTATGGCCAACACCGGAGGGAAGCGCACGAACAAGAGCCAATTCTTCATAACCTTGG ATAGGGCCGACTGTTTGAATGGCAAGTATACGCTTTTTGGAAAGGTTGAGGGCCATACTGTTTATAACTTGATGAAGATTGGGGAATGTCAAGTTGATAAAGCCACAGATCGCCCATTGGATCCTCCCAGAATCATCAACGCAGTG GTTGTTGATAATCCGTTCCCTGACATTGTCCCAAGGTTGTTGGTGGCTAaatctgaggaagatgacGAAGTTTTAGAGACTAGTGCGCCAGTTATTATAAA GAAAAAATGCCTCTTGTCCTTTAATGAAGATTTGAGTGATGATGAAGTTGTTAATTCCAAAGTAAAAAGTGCCCATGACCTTCTTGAAGATCCTGCATTCTCCAAGTCTAGCCACGTAGCTCCAGAGAGTGCTAGTGCCCCTGTTGCCTCCTCTCCAGAGGAGCCAGAATCTGATAgagaggaggaagaagaggttGTAGAGGAAGAGACTATTGATGAGTCTGCCAAGAGACGTCAAGAAATTGAGGAGCTAGAAAGGCAGCTGCGAAAAGGCTCAGAAAAGGAGAAAAAGAGCCTAGATGGCTACTCCAAGACATACTTGACTAGGAGACAAATGAAAAAGcaaaagaaggaaaat ATAATGGATCGCCTCGCCTCGTTTACAAAGAGGCTGAGTGAACtctcaaagaatgaaaagtTGGCAAACAAGGATTCGGAGGACACTGATCAAG ATTTGGCTGATGGATCCTGGTTCGCTGGTAAAAAGTTACAGTTTGCTGTGGATTCAGTCCGGGCTTACGAGGTTGACGCTGCCAGAGACACA TTGGAGGTGTTTGATCCAATAAAGGGCAAGGACAACAGGCTGGAgtttatcgcaaatttgAAAAAGAATGTGAGTTTAAGGTGCTGGAACTCTTTTAAATGA
- a CDS encoding hypothetical protein (encoded by transcript BEWA_024040A), with protein sequence MECIACGTIIEHKSAQCIKLYDGIGIGSTPNTDGEVLRKIGRFMKQFEPLAAVWEFVHTYYLANAPTSLNIYNAERAIVTSIRRFLGSFQSFANMCSLASSVDVETGRTLPSTRSMVFNYCYFGNSLAIHSGANGVLVFTGLDKGNLDLSDEKVECKGSLQVSRVVHDGSSRGFADGTRLRDIKGDSGMILPTSTITTSSVNTGVVSLANTLGEREPFITSVSTSPMCSFGTLLLVTFSDGTLELWKESVSLSNFTDRIWSSIGASKTSGYPYYSLFSPSGELALVITTEGTKLLTCPGLEALNIADGSSSHLWSGSLWSTPNYKIVAVAWINNHEFLSLTEHRHLMLTRKSDPGFWNRVAHFDLQGIDVSLDKAGIGSTRLQIDGAGRVYLLMQNSLQVVRLTWHDHETPECIVLKLESKDLLIHEYESMHKASLEEEKDVPANLSVYDLTIDAVNDLMAIIVSERRMVCIYNLQSMRLLHVLKPPKSQLKAMGIKFLQKGGILAVRWVAISLEVMEGMLDEEYKEFEIEHSAILGDLPYPRCTLVYKVSGTAKRVMEDCFADIIAGQAGRFNENITGDVFEGANRPIVNSRPFRENIYSVDEFIQRKRSGLYT encoded by the coding sequence ATGGAGTGCATAGCCTGCGGAACGATTATAGAGCACAAATCCGCGCAATGCATCAAACTATATGATGGTATTGGAATTGGATCCACACCAAACACAGATGGAGAAGTTTTAAGGAAGATAGGCAGATTTATGAAGCAATTTGAACCCCTAGCAGCCGTCTGGGAGTTTGTTCATACCTATTATCTTGCAAATGCGCCAACATCTTTGAATATCTACAATGCAGAAAGGGCAATTGTCACATCTATACGACGATTCCTCGGGAGTTTCCAGTCGTTTGCCAATATGTGCTCGTTGGCGAGTTCCGTAGATGTGGAAACTGGCAGAACGTTACCAAGCACTCGGTCAATGGTGTTCAATTACTGTTACTTTGGGAACTCGCTGGCTATACATTCTGGAGCAAATGGAGTACTGGTCTTCACAGGACTGGACAAGGGAAATTTGGATCTATCGGATGAAAAGGTGGAATGCAAGGGATCGCTACAGGTATCTAGAGTTGTCCATGATGGCTCCTCTAGAGGGTTTGCAGATGGAACGAGGCTTAGGGATATAAAGGGAGATAGTGGAATGATTCTACCAACCTCAACCATTACCACTAGTAGTGTCAACACTGGAGTAGTCTCCCTAGCCAATACATTGGGAGAGAGGGaaccatttataacatcTGTTTCTACGAGTCCAATGTGTAGCTTTGGTACACTTCTCCTGGTTACCTTTTCAGATGGAACTTTGGAGTTGTGGAAAGAAAGCGTCTCACTCTCCAACTTTACAGACAGAATTTGGAGCTCTATTGGCGCCTCAAAAACTAGTGGATATCCCTACTATTCTCTATTTTCTCCTTCTGGTGAATTAGCGCTTGTTATCACCACCGAAGGAACAAAGCTGTTAACATGTCCAGGTCTAGAGGCTCTGAATATCGCAGATGGATCCTCCTCTCATCTATGGAGTGGCTCCTTGTGGAGCACACCAAACTACAAGATTGTAGCTGTGGCATGGATAAACAATCATGAATTTTTAAGCTTGACAGAACATAGGCATTTGATGCTCACCAGAAAATCTGACCCAGGTTTTTGGAATAGAGTGGCGCATTTTGATCTACAGGGTATTGATGTTTCCCTGGATAAGGCAGGTATAGGTAGTACTCGTTTGCAGATAGATGGAGCTGGTAGAGTCTATTTGTTAATGCAGAATAGTCTCCAGGTTGTAAGGTTAACATGGCACGACCATGAAACGCCGGAATGTATAGTCTTAAAACTTGAATCAAAGGATCTACTAATACACGAATATGAAAGTATGCATAAGGCATCtttggaggaagaaaaggatgtGCCCGCAAATCTATCAGTATATGACCTCACAATAGATGCTGTAAATGACCTCATGGCAATCATCGTCTCTGAGAGACGTATGGTTTGCATTTACAACTTACAGTCCATGCGTCTTTTGCATGTACTGAAACCACCAAAATCGCAATTAAAGGCAATGGGAATCAAATTTCTACAAAAGGGAGGTATCCTTGCAGTTAGATGGGTTGCCATAAGTTTGGAAGTCATGGAGGGAATGCTCGACGAAGAATACAAGGAATTTGAAATTGAACACTCTGCAATACTCGGAGATTTACCATACCCGAGATGTACACTAGTCTACAAAGTCTCTGGAACCGCCAAAAGAGTCATGGAAGACTGTTTTGCAGACATTATCGCAGGCCAAGCTGGcagatttaatgaaaatattactGGCGACGTTTTTGAAGGCGCAAATAGACCCATTGTAAACTCTAGACCCTTTAGGGAAAACATTTACAGCGTCGATGAGTTTATTCAGAGAAAACGCAGTGGACTCTATACGTAA
- a CDS encoding hypothetical protein (encoded by transcript BEWA_024050A), with product MVPSIDIRNKCPNIKDGKNTCQCKDVYQIKALRGTLKGTDGRDTDYRYCKHRNETNELLIKDLNYNGQPLKVEDGRGSKLLSATHSTIWEVTTYYSFEHDKNAHVIKVPLILGVRSKISEYNSDNVTWYENSSINGDNLTWKRIDDPGTENEYPKTDKEHATTEGFTKKLNELTCNLHKLHIVDIYRTSSYDCACSNAHVTVIPDKGTTLPGYTKYNYQYTSSENFVRYKRVNIKDGDDDKPLTLNHRTPKLSVYYWDADKKRRKKPLLMEVYVGGEKLLEGHDDTPVLVFNSGVKDNSKWTMDVGSVSADTLHKQKCKLFHPVIIDVTRTTRSYPNPYCIKEGYKNGECPNKDSPHEVEVEKCDGSIFELTSCTGWKHTYGKKGEPFTVTKFIGGLGTDLINFPIWNAREVIVFFASCDKPDDPATKIPLQIYVKSENGAIRKWQRSEDRDGGEWKVESILGNNPPDTTMSLKSNPGTAKEQEQQHNDDLSEEEEEGYIEKIEQSESSPSSSQQTLSPTELKEPEIEQGGAREGEIVLEEKKVPEKLETTAPVPGPIVDNKAISEAGEAPTTASGLTPEPAPPKAPPTSGTVATTTVHSGSNFVDEGSSRTDTGDTPGPKEAHSQNTLPTAQESEALNNLGAGGNSGGENTISRKSGTDESVLWKLFSATTRFLSEAEHLRSTMAGLAGLGITTAAYNLVHGIEGLGRTLAATGIIGRATAPTDTSTSLSLKIPKVDVEQSGYSQRATDVDGQDGDPDPKALGESTEAKAQPAAQTAALGQDDSGPSPGSLDSSVTGSTRNPTTTKIVVSVTTGILGTSALACFTGWKLYNRYKGDPWVRQI from the coding sequence ATGGTCCCAAGCATAGATATAAGGAACAAGTGCCcaaatataaaggatggGAAGAACACATGCCAATGTAAAGATGTTTATCAGATCAAGGCATTAAGAGGAACTCTCAAAGGTACTGATGGGAGAGATACCGACTATAGATATTGCAAACATAGGAATGAAACAAATGAACTATTGATAAAAGATCTTAACTATAATGGACAACCTCTTAAAGTAGAAGATGGTAGAGGATCCAAACTATTATCCGCTACACATTCTACAATATGGGAGGTAACAACTTACTACTCTTTTGAACATGACAAAAATGCACATGTTATAAAAGTTCCTCTTATCCTAGGAGTACGAAGTAAAATTAGCGAATATAATAGTGACAATGTTACTTGGTATGAAAATTCCAGTATTAATGGAGATAACCTGACATGGAAGAGGATTGATGACCCAGGGACTGAGAATGAATATCCTAAAACAGACAAAGAACATGCCACTACCGAAGGCTTTACTAAGAAGCTAAATGAGCTTACTTGTAATCTGCACAAACTTCATATCGTCGACATTTACAGGACAAGTAGCTATGACTGTGCATGTAGTAATGCCCATGTCACAGTTATTCCCGATAAAGGAACTACTCTTCCTGGATATACCAAATATAACTACCAATACACCAGTagtgaaaattttgttagatacaaaagagttaacattaaagatggagatgatgaCAAACCCCTTACACTCAACCACCGGACTCCTAAGCTAtctgtctactactgggatgCAGACAAGAAGCGTAGAAAGAAACCCCTACTTATGGAAGTATATGTTGGAGGTGAGAAACTTCTTGAAGGTCATGATGATACGCCAGTTCTTGTTTTTAATAGTGGAGTAAAAGATAACAGTAAGTGGACTATGGACGTAGGATCTGTATCTGCAGATACCCTCCACAAACaaaagtgcaaacttttccaTCCAGTGATCATAGATGTCACTAGGACTACCAGATCATATCCTAATCCATACTGTATAAAGGAAGGttacaagaatggagaatgtcCTAATAAGGATTCCCCTCATGAAGTAGAGGTTGAAAAGTGCGATGGTTCTATATTTGAGTTAACAAGCTGTACTGGCTGGAAACACACCTATGGTAAGAAAGGGGAGCCTTTTACCGTCACGAAGTTCATAGGAGGACTAGGCACAGATCTGATAAACTTTCCAATATGGAATGCTAGAGAAGTTATAGTCTTCTTTGCCTCTTGTGATAAACCTGATGATCCAGCTACCAAAATACCTCTCCAGATTTACGTTAAGAGCGAAAATGGAGCTATTAGGAAGTGGCAAAGGAGCGAGGATAGAGACGGTGGCGAGTGGAAGGTGGAGAGTATACTAGGAAATAATCCCCCTGATACAACTATGAGTCTTAAAAGTAATCCAGGGACTGCTAAAGAACAAGAGCAACAACATAATGATGATCTTtctgaggaagaagaggaaggaTATATAGAGAAAATTGAACAATCTGAATCTAGTCCGTCCTCATCTCAACAAACTCTTTCTCCTACTGAGCTAAAAGAACCTGAGATTGAACAAGGTGGTGCTAGAGAAGGTGAAATTGTTCTAGAAGAGAAAAAAGTTCCGGAAAAACTTGAAACTACTGCTCCAGTTCCTGGACCTATAGTTGATAATAAAGCTATCAGTGAAGCTGGTGAAGCCCCTACTACTGCTTCTGGTCTTACTCCTGAACCTGCTCCTCCTAAAGCACCTCCTACTTCTGGTACCGTAGCTACTACTACTGTTCATAGTGGAAGTAATTTTGTAGATGAAGGCTCATCTCGAACAGATACTGGTGATACTCCTGGACCTAAAGAGGctcattctcaaaatactcTTCCTACTGCTCAAGAATCTGAAGCTCTTAATAACCTTGGAGCTGGAGGAAACTCTGGCGGAGAAAATACTATATCTAGAAAATCAGGAACCGATGAATCTGTACTATGGAAGCTTTTCTCTGCTACCACCAGGTTTCTTAGTGAAGCAGAACATCTCAGATCAACCATGGCTGGGTTGGCTGGATTAGGTATTACAACCGCAGCCTATAACCTTGTTCATGGTATTGAAGGACTTGGAAGAACACTTGCAGCTACAGGAATTATCGGTAGAGCAACTGCTCCTACTGACACCTCTACATCTCTATCtctaaaaataccaaagGTTGATGTTGAACAATCTGGATATTCTCAACGAGCTACTGATGTAGATGGTCAAGATGGTGATCCTGATCCTAAAGCTCTTGGTGAATCTACTGAAGCTAAAGCTCAACCCGCTGCTCAAACTGCTGCTCTAGGTCAGGACGATTCTGGCCCTTCTCCAGGCTCTCTAGACTCTTCTGTAACTGGCTCTACTCGTAATCCTACTACTACTAAGATAGTTGTCTCTGTAACTACGGGCATTCTtggtacttctgccttggcttgtttcactggatggaaactttataatcgctataagggagacccttgggttagacagatttag
- a CDS encoding ubiquitin family member protein (encoded by transcript BEWA_024000A) → MQVQIKTLTGKRQSFNFEPNNTVSQVKAALQERENIDVRQIRLIYSGKQMSDDLTLKDYKVMPGSTIHMVLQLRGG, encoded by the exons ATGCAAGTTCAAATCAAGACTTTGACTGGGAAACGCCAGTCCTTTAACTTTGAGCCAAACAACACCGTTTCTCAGGTCAAGGCTGCGCTTCAGGAACGAGAGA ATATTGACGTTAGACAGATTCGACTCATTTATTCTG GAAAGCAAATGTCCGACGATTTGACTCTAAAGGACTACAAAGTCATGCCAGGATCCACAATTCACATGGTCCTACAGTTACGTGGAGGTTGA